GTGAGAATTGGTGCGCCGGACTCCTACGAGAAAGATTGAAAATATCAAAGTTTAGATATTTTTGAATGACAATCGTAGctgtataaaaaaaacaggcACTCAAAGATTACAAAAATCAATTCTAAGAGCAAAATCAGTTATACAGCATAGACAAGTAACTAAGGGTTTGTACCTGGCCCCAAGCATAGAGGTTGTTGTGGGTCTGGGATGGATTGACTTTAGACAGAAGGAAACGGGCCTGTGAACCTCCATGCTCTGTGTCGACATATCTGGGCATGGGGAAGCGTGTCTGCATGATCTCCTCAGCATCATCCAGAGGGGCTTGAAGAAGCTGTTTAAAGTTCTCATACTCGGGTATCTCCTGATAACCTGCTTTCCTCCACTGAGCAATGGTCTGTGAAGATAAGAAAACCAGTAAACACCCTGAAGAGTCTAGTcactgtaaaacatttatactaTAGAAtgaatattgcatttttttgaaTATCTATTCACCTCTCCGTGGAAGATCACCAACTGGAAGAAAGTGTCCATCAACAGAATGCGGTCAGGAAGGATACTACTGCTATCCAGAAGAACGGGCTGCACAACAAGGAGACAGGATaagtaacatttaaacaaaaagattattttgtgcAGTAATAATGGATGAACGGATGGTGTATTCACCTCTGGAGGACCGTAGAACGAGTATGAGTAAAGGATGGGCTGCATCATGATGAGCGACTGTGTCAGGTCCTGTCGCACAAAATGATGCCTGTAGTAGGACGACTCGTCTGGACTGTTATTAAACACCTGCAGGAACGGTGATCTTCTCAAGTGGAACATGAACTAGAGACAGAGAATAGAGaaacatttcatattaaaaacTGCACGCCACTGGCATCACACGTGTTTGTTATTAAGCCTCCAAAAGTAAAGAGTCTGAAGGAGTTTGATTGTCTTACCTGTGGGTAAAGCGAGAGAGACTCAGAGAGTCTGAATGAGTTCGGGTCATCTTTGTTGAATTGTCCAAACTTCTGACACTGAAACCAAACAGAACATGGGAAAATTTAGTATAAAGCAGCATTTCTATGTTCTAGGTCccaaaacttaaataaaaatgtttgacaATCCAACTGTGTCTTAGAAATGTGTCAAATGGACAGTTATAAACAAAGCAGTTTGACGCACATATCCTGCTCAAAGAGAAAATGACGCAACATCTCTGTCTGACACTCACCAAGCGAATGAGCTGCCTGTCGAGCCAGCGGAGTACGTCAGGACCCTCCTCTGATTCTGCCCTGAATACACCAAGCCGGGCCATTAATACGGCAGAGGCCTCCTGATCAAATGACGACTCGATGTGCTGGATCTGTGACTGTGCGTCAGCCCAGCTAAGTATGACAAAAGAGAACCGGTTGGTCAGGTATGGATGACGGCCAAACTGCGCACTAAAGAATTTTGGCTCTTCGAGAGCTATTCAAGACGCATTGCACAGCAAAATCTATTTTAAGCCGAAGCAAACGCAATAATAGGACACATGATACGTATTGACATTACATACCATCGATGCCTACATCAAAGACTATCAACAAAAAGATTATGATTGGAAGACAATAGAAATAATCCGCCTGATAAATGCATTGTTGAAAGGCGAAACACAGACTTACTTCCTGGCCATCGTGGTGACGCGGATCCGTCGCTGAGTGTTTGAGTGCTGATATTGTGTAACAAACTGAATAGCTCCTCTTCCACCCTGCTGGACCGGGGCGTTGTGCTATGCAAACAGAGAATACAGACAATAcgataatgtaaatatttaaaatctcaCACACCCAAGCGCTGAGAACCTCTGCACACGTACAAAAGACAGATTCAAAAAACTATCAAGTAACAAACCTGGTTAACCACTTCGAAGTATAAAGCTAGCGTGGTGGCAGGCGTTAGACTACAAATCTTCCACTGGCATGTTCCTCCTACAcccatttcctaaaaaaaattgagaacaTTGTCACAAATGTGTACAAGTGGGTGAGCTTTAAAGCTAACTGGATACAGTTCATCTTGATTTATACTCACATTGTCTGAAACACATGGCCCTTTGGTGTTGAGCGACACACACGGCCCAATTGTACCGGCTACCTTCAGCTCTCTTGAGGTCTGAACATGAGAAGGCAAATAGGTTTAGTTGTTTGCAGGCACTTTAGATACATTTGGGCTCAACTGTAGTCTTTATCTTCAAACTATCATACCTTCACTTCCAAAGTGCCACCAAACGCCATGCGAAACTCTCCGCTGTAGTCTTTGCTGAAGACTCTCTGAAAGGTCTGCTTGAACAGAGATGTATTGAAGGAATCACCCATTACAATGTGTCCCctaaaacaagacaagaaatGATACGTTAGCCACAGATTATACGACTGGAGTTATTTGGCATTAAAGCAAACACCTGGTCATAATGAGGACCGTATATGTAAATCTATCATTCTCACCCTGTGAGGTTAGACAGACATTTCATCTCCAGCAGTCCCGTCTGATCCAGCGCACAAGCGTAGATATCAACACCATGTCCGTTTACCGCAGCGCGGTTTGCCAGCACCTCGTAATACTAAACAATTTTCACAAATGAGCTTGTTTGCAAATCAAAACAACGGTTTAAACACACATGACAATGTGATTGCAGTATTACCTTAGTGGCCTTCTTCAGATGGCGAGCGTTGTCTTTCTGAATGTCGTGCCAGGAGCGAATGGGGGTCTTGAGTTCATCTCCCACCACCATACCGGGCCCCTGAGTTGGTGGGCCACCGGTGAACAGCATGATACGAGCACCTGTGTTTGGAAAAGTGCCCTACAAGagtaaaggagagagaaaaacaagacaatgcTGGATTTAATGCTAACATGTATTAAAACCAGTTAAACCTTGACTAAAATAACAAGTACAATCCGAAAACATTGTGTTATATTTGAATCTTTATTATTCTTTGTGTGTgagataaaattaaaataaagaaacatttttgtttttgaagggGAGTTATTTTAGATTTGTTATCAAACAAAGAGCAGTACGTCGTATGACTGTTATCTTCAGCGTTATGTAAGACTGCTGATTGGTCGAGTACTAGGTACAACTGTTCTTATGACATGACAGCACACCTGGACTTTGACTTAAACAGCCAACTCTACTGACATATTGACCATTTTTGTAGTTGGACAAAAGTTGCAACGACagcaaaaactgtaaaaaaaaatatcttctgcaaAATACTGAGCATTGCTTTTATAGAGACTGTTGAGTCAATATATGATCATCTTAAACTGAAAGAGCTCTTAAGAGATCTATTCTGTAAACAAACAATCTCCATGCCGTACCTCAAGCAGTCCCACGGCAATGGAAAGGGCAATTCCCGTGGACCGAAGAGGTCTCTTGCCCTGAGGAACGGGCCAGGGGTCTCTCTGCAATTCTCCCAGAAGGTCGGTCAGGTTCATGTCAACTTTTTCCACAGGCTGCAGAAATCTGAAACGGATGCAGAAATACAGCATAAGCAAACAAAACTTTGTTCATGTAGATATTTCCCTTTAAGGATGGGTAACCATCACATACCGGCAGGAAGCAGAATCATCATGAGGGCCTAGTGGTTTGCCTTGCTGTCCAGAGGTGGCTGGTTTCATCAACCCCAGCATCTCCTACAAATACACCACACACGTGTTAAATTCCTGCTCGACGCATGCATTAGAGATTTCACAATAATAAAGATCTCAGCGCTAACCTGTATCTGTTTAGGAGTGAGCTCTTTAGTGCCGCGAAAAACGTAGCTCTTGGCTATACCTTCGCAGCTGAGCTCGTGGACCTGAATCATGCGGCCGAAGGTTATGAGACCCACCAGGGCGTTGGGTGGCAGCAGGCTGAGGGACATCTGCAGGGATTCTTTTAGGGCTTGGAGGTCTTCCTCTTCCAAACATGTGTCCACCACATAGAGGAAGATGAGGGGTGTTGGAGACCCACGCTGAGGAGAAATggattagttttttttcttgttgcaCACTGAAAGCGACAATATCATTTGACAATACATTCAAAGTAGCTTGAGACAATCTGTGAGCTAAGGGTGTTGCAGTTCATCTGCGAGTTTGCACAGTTTGTGTACCGTACAGAGTACACAGCGTAAATGTGTTTACCTGCACTATGTACTCGATGGTGGAGAACTGAGGCATGAGCTCGGCGGGCTGATTTACATCTGAAATGCCAGCATATGACGGA
This DNA window, taken from Triplophysa dalaica isolate WHDGS20190420 chromosome 6, ASM1584641v1, whole genome shotgun sequence, encodes the following:
- the sec23b gene encoding protein transport protein Sec23B — encoded protein: MATYQEFIQQNEDRDGIRCSWNLWPSSRLEATRLVVPVSCLYTPLKERPDLPPVQYEPVLCSRASCKAVLNPLCQVDFRAKIWACNFCFQRNAFPPSYAGISDVNQPAELMPQFSTIEYIVQRGSPTPLIFLYVVDTCLEEEDLQALKESLQMSLSLLPPNALVGLITFGRMIQVHELSCEGIAKSYVFRGTKELTPKQIQEMLGLMKPATSGQQGKPLGPHDDSASCRFLQPVEKVDMNLTDLLGELQRDPWPVPQGKRPLRSTGIALSIAVGLLEGTFPNTGARIMLFTGGPPTQGPGMVVGDELKTPIRSWHDIQKDNARHLKKATKYYEVLANRAAVNGHGVDIYACALDQTGLLEMKCLSNLTGGHIVMGDSFNTSLFKQTFQRVFSKDYSGEFRMAFGGTLEVKTSRELKVAGTIGPCVSLNTKGPCVSDNEMGVGGTCQWKICSLTPATTLALYFEVVNQHNAPVQQGGRGAIQFVTQYQHSNTQRRIRVTTMARNWADAQSQIQHIESSFDQEASAVLMARLGVFRAESEEGPDVLRWLDRQLIRLCQKFGQFNKDDPNSFRLSESLSLYPQFMFHLRRSPFLQVFNNSPDESSYYRHHFVRQDLTQSLIMMQPILYSYSFYGPPEPVLLDSSSILPDRILLMDTFFQLVIFHGETIAQWRKAGYQEIPEYENFKQLLQAPLDDAEEIMQTRFPMPRYVDTEHGGSQARFLLSKVNPSQTHNNLYAWGQESGAPILTDDVSLQVFMDHLKKLAVSSSA